A region from the Cannabis sativa cultivar Pink pepper isolate KNU-18-1 chromosome 9, ASM2916894v1, whole genome shotgun sequence genome encodes:
- the LOC115724186 gene encoding putative GEM-like protein 8, with protein MKTLIQGQVIGIPIASVSCNFDQRSTSKALLLTDAATQFHTDKFPEDVSSTLKKSKIHSVLNRMNKLGKKADIFAHGIKEHVRMGPKITETVKGKLSLGARILQVGGVEKIFKQLFSVGEGEKLLKASQCYLSTTAGPIAGLLFISSVKIAFCSEKSIKFSSPNGELIRARYKVVIPVIKIKGVNESENVKKPSQKYIEIVTVDNFDFWFMGFFNHQKAFKCLQQAVSQA; from the exons ATGAAGACTTTAATTCAGGGACAAGTTATTGGAATTCCAATTGCCTCAGTTTCATGTAACTTTGATCAGAGGAGTACTTCTAAGGCACTACTCCTTACTGATGCAGCTACTCAATTTCACACTGATAAATTTCCTGAAGATGTATCTTCAACTttgaaaaaaa GTAAAATACACTCAGTACTAAACAGAATGAACAAGCTTGGGAAGAAAGCTGACATttttgcacatggaattaaagaACATG TGAGAATGGGACCTAAGATTACAGAAACTGTGAAAGGAAAACTGAGCCTAGGAGCTAGGATTCTTCAAGTTGGTGGGGTTGAGAAGATTTTCAAGCAATTATTCAGTGTAGGAGAAGGAGAAAAACTATTGAAAGCTTCTCAATGCTATTTGTCAACTACAGCAGGCCCCATAGCTGGCCTTCTCTTCATCTCCTCAGTCAAGATCGCCTTTTGTAGCGAAAAATCTATCAAATTTTCATCCCCAAATGGAGAACTGATTAGAGCTCGTTACAag gTTGTGATTCCAGTAATCAAGATAAAAGGAGTCAATGAAAGTGAGAATGTTAAGAAACCATCACAAAAGTACATAGAGATAGTTACAGTTGATAACTTTGACTTCTGGTTCATGGGATTCTTCAATCACCAGAAAGCTTTCAAGTGTCTTCAACAGGCAGTTTCTCAAGCTTAG